A window from Labrus mixtus chromosome 14, fLabMix1.1, whole genome shotgun sequence encodes these proteins:
- the cdx1b gene encoding homeobox protein CDX-1b isoform X1: MYVSYLQLDKDPAMYPHQTSVTRHPGISLSPQNFVPGPPQYSDFAGYHHHHHPGLNNDLHPAQQAGPGGGGWSQVYPPPPPARDDWSSHHYAAAAAAAAAGGAPSSGPGAVGSTLGFSPTEFSGQPPALLSASLNASAGQLSPGSQQRRNPYDWIRRSSAPPSNPNGKTRTKDKYRVVYTDHQQLELEKEFHYSKYITIRRKAELATELGLSERQVKIWFQNRRAKERKMNKKKLQQPASSTTTPNPPSGTNGSGGGGGLHGNGGSSVGMVTSSSGSNGLVSPSSLPLSIKEEY; this comes from the exons ATGTACGTCAGTTACCTGCAGCTGGACAAGGACCCCGCCATGTACCCGCACCAGACCTCCGTCACCCGCCACCCGGGCATCAGCCTCAGCCCGCAGAACTTTGTCCCCGGCCCGCCACAGTACTCGGACTTCGCCggctaccaccaccaccatcaccccGGCCTCAACAATGACCTGCACCCGGCGCAGCAGGCCGGGCCGGGCGGCGGCGGCTGGAGCCAGGTATACCCGCCTCCTCCGCCCGCCCGGGACGACTGGTCCTCGCATCACTACGCCGCTGCTGCCGCGGCCGCCGCAGCCGGGGGGGCACCCTCCTCCGGGCCCGGTGCGGTGGGTTCCACGCTCGGCTTCAGTCCCACAGAGTTCTCCGGACAGCCGCCCGCGCTGCTGTCCGCGTCCCTGAACGCGTCTGCGGGGCAGTTGTCCCCCGGATCCCAGCAGAGGAGGAACCCGTATGACTGGATCCGACGCAGCTCTGCACCGCCCTCCAACCCAA ATGGAAAGACGCGGACTAAAGACAAGTACCGGGTGGTTTACACGGACCACcagcagctggagctggagaaagagTTTCACTACAGCAAATACATCACCATCCGGAGGAAGGCGGAGCTCGCCACAGAGCTCGGCCTATCAGAGAGACAG GTGAAAATTTGGTTCCAGAACCGACGGGCAAAGGAGCGCAAGATGAACAAGAAGAAGCTCCAGCAGCCGGCTTCTTCTACGACCACGCCAAACCCACCCAGCGGCACCAACGGCAGCGGAGGCGGCGGTGGGCTCCATGGAAACGGTGGAAGCAGTGTGGGCATGGTGACGAGCAGCAGTGGCAGCAACGGGCTGGTTTCACCTTCATCCCTGCCTTTGAGCATTAAAGAGGAatactga